The Haloplanus sp. CK5-1 genome contains a region encoding:
- a CDS encoding IS5 family transposase translates to MQTLPKSRLLRFVEQAFHLARRTVARYSSKFSKRRYTLHQHIVLLCLKVRKNTTYRELLDELIEMPRIRNAINLEELPSPSTLCKAFNRLDMAVWRVLLNHSVTLLPTNGVVGIDASGFDRSRASKHYTKRTKLTIQQLKVTLLVDTRVNAIIDLHVTTTRKHDSKIAPSLIKRNTGKVTVLLGDKGYDDQKVRALARETGVRPIIKHREFSSLHRAWNARLDANLYGQRSQNETVNSRLKRKYGAFIRSRHWWKQFRELVVGCLTHNIDKAL, encoded by the coding sequence ATGCAGACCCTCCCGAAGTCGCGGTTACTCCGGTTTGTCGAGCAGGCGTTCCACTTAGCACGGCGAACTGTCGCTCGCTACTCATCGAAGTTCTCGAAACGGCGGTATACACTTCACCAGCACATCGTTCTTCTCTGTCTCAAGGTGCGGAAGAATACAACCTACCGCGAGTTGCTTGACGAGCTTATCGAGATGCCACGGATTCGGAATGCCATCAATCTTGAGGAACTACCGTCACCTTCGACGCTATGTAAGGCGTTTAATCGGCTCGATATGGCGGTTTGGCGCGTCCTGCTCAACCACTCGGTCACACTTCTCCCCACCAACGGTGTCGTCGGGATCGACGCTTCTGGGTTCGACCGCAGTCGCGCTTCAAAACACTACACAAAGCGAACGAAGCTGACGATTCAGCAGTTGAAAGTTACACTTCTCGTGGACACGAGAGTGAACGCAATCATCGACTTACACGTGACGACGACACGAAAACACGACTCGAAGATTGCACCGTCGCTTATCAAGCGGAATACCGGGAAAGTAACGGTTCTCCTTGGTGACAAGGGATACGACGACCAGAAGGTTCGCGCGTTAGCCCGTGAAACTGGTGTTCGACCGATCATCAAGCACCGCGAGTTTTCGTCACTTCACAGGGCATGGAACGCTCGACTAGACGCCAACCTCTACGGTCAACGTAGCCAGAACGAGACGGTAAACTCTCGGCTTAAACGGAAATATGGCGCATTCATCCGCTCACGACACTGGTGGAAGCAGTTCCGTGAACTCGTTGTCGGCTGTCTCACTCACAACATCGACAAGGCACTCTGA
- a CDS encoding AbrB/MazE/SpoVT family DNA-binding domain-containing protein, with amino-acid sequence MPEHKRKVGNRGQVTIPKELRDRRGIEGGDEIEFVEVNDEIILKPPTDEERLAEGYRKRAERSRELAEEMEEASSEATEHLGDAPGWSE; translated from the coding sequence ATGCCCGAACACAAACGGAAAGTCGGAAATCGGGGGCAGGTGACGATTCCGAAGGAACTGCGGGACCGTCGTGGTATTGAAGGTGGTGACGAAATCGAATTCGTCGAAGTGAATGACGAGATCATACTCAAACCGCCGACAGATGAGGAACGGCTTGCTGAAGGATATCGAAAGAGAGCCGAGCGGTCTCGTGAGTTGGCTGAAGAAATGGAAGAAGCATCGTCAGAAGCAACCGAGCATCTCGGTGACGCACCCGGCTGGAGCGAGTGA
- a CDS encoding type II toxin-antitoxin system PemK/MazF family toxin, whose product MQVRRGDIVIVELNPTKGSEQQGKSRPCVVIQNDVGNQYSSTTIIAPFTTQYTSGDTYPFEVEVLASDTALDHDSVADLSQIRVIDIDERVKKNIGSVPSSDMVKIDSAIKDSLGI is encoded by the coding sequence GTGCAGGTACGCCGCGGCGACATTGTCATCGTTGAACTGAACCCCACGAAAGGGAGTGAGCAGCAAGGAAAGAGCCGGCCCTGTGTTGTCATCCAGAACGATGTTGGGAATCAGTACTCATCGACAACCATCATCGCTCCATTCACAACGCAGTACACGTCTGGAGACACGTACCCGTTCGAGGTGGAAGTACTGGCTTCGGATACTGCCCTCGATCACGACTCAGTGGCAGATCTAAGTCAAATCCGGGTTATCGACATCGACGAACGTGTGAAAAAGAATATTGGATCTGTCCCGTCATCGGACATGGTAAAAATCGACTCGGCAATCAAAGATAGCCTCGGCATTTGA
- a CDS encoding tyrosine-type recombinase/integrase — MTDNYDQSNEWAQKHRQSLTTRHTHEDVLTDREFELLLEACSSLPEPRDLQARFVCLAAGRLGLRAGEIAHFRADWLDWDRMLLRIPQHEPCECGYCRRQASQETTHNEQLTQEEAMKGRWHPKTVASARAIPVDLSLRLELCLERFTDEYEAFPRSRTAVNRRVNAVAEVADIEGRVYPHCLRATAASYHAYQGVAPVPLQALMGWSDLATAQKYIRISGRATADALRQVHHR; from the coding sequence ATGACGGACAACTATGATCAGTCGAATGAATGGGCACAGAAGCATCGACAATCGTTGACCACGCGGCACACCCACGAGGATGTGCTCACAGACCGGGAGTTCGAACTTCTCCTGGAAGCGTGTAGTTCACTGCCAGAGCCGCGAGACTTGCAGGCGCGGTTCGTGTGTCTTGCCGCTGGCCGACTCGGATTGCGTGCTGGTGAAATCGCTCACTTCCGTGCCGACTGGCTCGATTGGGATCGGATGCTGCTTCGCATTCCCCAACACGAACCCTGTGAGTGTGGCTATTGCCGCCGCCAGGCATCACAGGAAACCACCCATAATGAGCAACTCACACAGGAAGAGGCGATGAAGGGACGCTGGCATCCGAAGACAGTCGCCTCAGCTCGGGCGATTCCGGTTGACCTGTCGCTCCGGCTTGAGTTGTGTCTTGAACGGTTCACAGACGAGTACGAAGCGTTTCCTCGGTCACGAACCGCGGTCAACAGACGAGTGAACGCTGTCGCTGAGGTCGCAGATATTGAGGGTCGAGTATATCCTCATTGTCTCAGGGCGACCGCTGCCAGCTACCACGCATATCAAGGGGTCGCACCCGTTCCACTCCAGGCGCTGATGGGCTGGAGCGACCTGGCGACAGCGCAAAAATACATTCGCATCTCCGGGAGAGCCACTGCCGACGCTCTTCGGCAAGTCCATCACCGGTGA
- a CDS encoding DUF7475 family protein, producing MSSASKSVTSDTSSAGVYSQLEIIVIGLLVITAATHLYAGFIESAPPLLLAGLGFLGGIGLYTWGYKRSLLTLVAIPYTAVQIPLWYVAKAGSFTLVGYIDKAVQVILVIALVALVIRQRREP from the coding sequence GTGTCTTCAGCGTCCAAATCAGTCACGTCTGACACGTCTTCAGCCGGGGTCTACTCACAGTTAGAAATCATAGTAATCGGGCTACTGGTGATTACAGCCGCTACGCACCTGTATGCTGGGTTTATCGAGTCTGCACCACCACTTCTACTGGCCGGGCTTGGATTTCTCGGAGGAATCGGGCTCTATACCTGGGGTTACAAGCGCTCGCTTCTTACGCTAGTGGCGATTCCGTATACCGCGGTACAGATTCCACTGTGGTACGTAGCAAAGGCTGGTAGTTTCACGCTTGTCGGATATATTGACAAAGCTGTACAAGTCATTCTAGTCATTGCTCTGGTCGCCCTGGTGATTAGACAACGTCGGGAGCCGTAA
- a CDS encoding IS6 family transposase, translating into MPENASLNGCIDRIELGFVEREATPRLFMKLSIQLHLAGLSLSNTVSILEIFGVERARSTVHNWVHKADLQPEEGRSPDHVAVDETVIRLNDEQYWLYAAVDPETNELLHTKLEPTRTNVIAYAFFRELREKHDVDDAVFLVDGAKPLNDACRRHGLDFRYERHGNRNSVERVFREIKRRTTSFSNCFSNAEAETANEWLRSFAFAWNQLI; encoded by the coding sequence ATGCCCGAAAACGCTAGCCTCAACGGTTGTATCGATCGAATCGAGTTAGGTTTTGTGGAACGAGAGGCAACACCGCGGCTGTTTATGAAGCTCAGTATTCAGCTCCATCTTGCTGGACTATCACTTTCGAATACTGTCTCTATTCTTGAGATATTCGGTGTTGAGCGGGCACGATCCACCGTTCACAACTGGGTTCACAAGGCAGATCTACAGCCCGAAGAGGGTCGAAGCCCGGATCACGTTGCGGTTGATGAAACGGTGATCCGACTCAACGACGAGCAGTATTGGCTGTACGCCGCGGTTGATCCAGAGACGAACGAATTACTCCATACAAAGCTTGAGCCGACAAGAACGAACGTAATCGCTTACGCGTTCTTCCGCGAATTACGCGAGAAACACGACGTTGACGACGCGGTGTTTCTCGTCGATGGTGCGAAACCTCTGAACGACGCGTGCCGTCGCCACGGCCTCGATTTCAGATACGAACGCCACGGAAATCGGAACAGCGTCGAACGTGTCTTTCGTGAGATAAAACGAAGAACTACCAGCTTCTCGAACTGTTTCAGTAACGCCGAAGCAGAAACTGCAAATGAGTGGCTTCGATCGTTCGCCTTCGCATGGAATCAACTAATCTGA
- a CDS encoding transposase has protein sequence MFKENNEYQQEKLFSPVKNLSTSIEEKLQNHWSTHFHQHIFTQIDETKFERLYHDGYSRPNKPVNELVSLEIIKHLLGLSDEELEYAYIFDFRVRNALGKETLGDNICQKTFTNFRRRLMEHEEETGQDLLHEVFEDHRNYFQEEFEIDASTQRMDSTFIEANIKQLSRVDLFAKVLHNFLCDLPEEIVQELPAGIDEFADTDNLELSYQLEPGEIPATMETLAEHTAWLVDRFEDDDEYAELESFAHLQQVLDEQCYRIAELEDDDDEDDSADQRQPGDDSSPDWQPLRTYTSPEESTNTEQNEENTGSSGENADDQSDHVGLKEPDEIDSGTMQNPHDEDATYRSKNGEDYHGYKANVAETCNGENPFRLITAVRVDTNNTDDGDLLDEDVTTLSTETGLRDLLVDGGYTHKEVEKRCRDQEITQHFSGIVGQRPGAEKMSLAAPEWDGTRMVACPAGHEPFDQNHYETGRISGKMEKEFCDECPHRESCFVKEQQKHYSYGFRERRVEIAQRRKRLDDPAEQEFLKLRAGAESLINEMYHKDGEKTKFAGKIKVKNGSIAKAIGRNLKRASGFLESEAKQEKSAG, from the coding sequence GTGTTTAAAGAAAATAACGAGTATCAACAGGAAAAGCTATTTTCGCCTGTAAAGAACCTTTCTACCAGTATTGAAGAGAAATTACAAAATCACTGGTCAACTCATTTTCATCAACATATATTTACTCAGATAGATGAAACAAAGTTCGAGCGGCTATACCACGACGGGTATAGCCGTCCGAACAAGCCCGTCAATGAGCTTGTCTCACTGGAGATTATCAAACACCTGCTTGGTCTCTCTGACGAAGAACTTGAATACGCCTATATCTTCGATTTTCGCGTCAGAAACGCACTTGGGAAAGAAACACTCGGCGACAACATCTGCCAAAAGACGTTCACCAATTTCCGCCGGCGGTTGATGGAACACGAAGAAGAGACTGGTCAGGATCTGTTACACGAGGTTTTCGAAGATCATCGCAACTATTTCCAAGAAGAGTTTGAGATCGATGCCAGTACGCAGCGGATGGATTCAACGTTTATCGAGGCGAACATCAAGCAACTCTCCCGTGTTGATCTCTTCGCCAAAGTTCTCCACAACTTCCTGTGCGATCTCCCTGAGGAGATCGTACAGGAGTTGCCCGCTGGTATCGACGAGTTCGCAGACACCGATAACTTGGAACTGTCCTACCAGCTTGAACCAGGCGAGATTCCAGCAACCATGGAAACACTCGCTGAGCATACCGCGTGGCTTGTTGATCGGTTCGAAGATGACGATGAATACGCCGAGTTGGAGAGCTTTGCTCATCTTCAGCAGGTTCTCGACGAACAGTGTTATCGCATTGCTGAACTCGAAGATGACGATGATGAGGACGATTCTGCTGACCAACGCCAGCCCGGTGACGACTCGTCACCGGACTGGCAACCACTCCGAACGTACACCTCTCCCGAAGAGAGTACCAACACTGAACAAAATGAAGAAAACACAGGCTCATCCGGAGAAAACGCCGATGACCAGTCCGATCACGTCGGGCTGAAAGAGCCCGACGAGATCGACAGTGGCACGATGCAAAACCCTCACGATGAGGACGCAACCTACCGCTCGAAGAACGGTGAGGACTATCACGGATACAAGGCGAATGTAGCGGAGACGTGCAATGGTGAGAATCCATTCCGACTCATCACTGCGGTTCGGGTCGATACCAACAACACGGACGACGGCGACCTCCTTGACGAGGACGTAACGACCCTCTCAACTGAGACTGGGTTACGTGACCTGCTCGTGGATGGCGGGTACACGCACAAGGAAGTAGAGAAGCGCTGCCGTGATCAGGAGATCACGCAGCACTTCTCTGGAATCGTCGGTCAACGGCCTGGAGCGGAAAAGATGTCGCTGGCTGCGCCGGAGTGGGACGGGACGAGAATGGTTGCGTGTCCTGCCGGACACGAACCATTCGACCAGAACCACTACGAAACCGGTCGTATTTCTGGAAAGATGGAGAAGGAGTTCTGTGACGAGTGTCCGCACAGAGAGAGCTGTTTCGTCAAGGAACAACAGAAACACTATAGCTACGGTTTCAGAGAACGGCGGGTAGAAATTGCGCAGCGACGCAAGCGGTTAGATGACCCGGCTGAACAGGAGTTTCTGAAGTTACGTGCCGGCGCTGAGTCGTTGATCAACGAGATGTATCACAAAGACGGGGAGAAAACGAAGTTCGCAGGAAAAATCAAGGTGAAAAACGGGTCAATAGCGAAAGCTATCGGGAGAAACCTGAAGCGAGCCTCCGGATTCTTGGAATCGGAGGCGAAGCAAGAGAAATCGGCGGGATAG
- a CDS encoding DUF5684 domain-containing protein translates to MTTILNLVVPLQNSSGGIAELLGGLIGLVVQLALIIVIVAGFWKTFEKADEPGWASIIPIYNTYVLIKVSGNAWWWLILLFIPVINLIALLKIAIDVAGKFGKGVLFGLGLAILPFIFYPLLGFGDARYQDSTQFG, encoded by the coding sequence ATGACAACAATACTGAATCTGGTTGTTCCGTTACAGAATAGTAGCGGCGGCATCGCCGAATTGCTCGGTGGCCTCATCGGATTGGTTGTACAGTTGGCCCTCATCATCGTGATAGTTGCCGGGTTTTGGAAAACCTTTGAGAAGGCCGACGAACCGGGATGGGCTTCAATCATTCCAATATACAACACCTACGTTCTGATCAAAGTAAGTGGGAATGCGTGGTGGTGGTTGATCTTACTATTCATACCCGTAATCAACCTCATTGCGTTGCTCAAAATCGCTATTGACGTAGCAGGCAAGTTCGGCAAAGGAGTCTTGTTCGGGCTCGGACTGGCGATTCTACCATTCATATTCTACCCACTCCTCGGGTTTGGTGACGCCCGGTATCAAGACTCCACACAGTTCGGTTGA
- a CDS encoding C2H2-type zinc finger protein, with protein MAYSCTTCDAQFDAAVGVTQHVALHHNTCAVCDESFETADGLRDHTHETH; from the coding sequence ATGGCATACTCATGCACCACCTGCGATGCACAGTTCGACGCCGCCGTCGGCGTTACCCAACACGTTGCGCTGCACCACAACACGTGTGCCGTCTGTGACGAGAGCTTCGAGACAGCCGACGGGCTGCGAGACCACACCCACGAAACGCATTAG
- a CDS encoding DUF790 family protein has translation MLTADLARSRTYDGTISPLFIDADDQQYRETATELIQIFEEHLGQSKGRLEETIDQLTIVDTDYKIVQGLAKLLKDECEFETVAPVDPQEIRQRLFEKANDSYPIARQPTLGEDTQKLEVYSAVADQLGISLEDCYRGMYADLEENKRLVRFGHRTSDEYEKADDGTTTTRLTGDSEESYAEDTITVDWLLTRYNLALAQAVLYDATEMRVRVWDSFATVFSYVKLFGLMHRIYPIDANGNRVSSTDVADGYEAILDGAASLFSKSRKYGIRMSNFLPALPLCDRWEMEADILDDDGGATSQTLSFELDHTDELSSHYSAQSDFDSDVERTLAQKWERANTDWQLVREDDVLDLGAEVMLPDFAIEHPDGRRVVFEIVGFWTPEYLNEKLAKIRNADRDNLIVAVSERLDCSSEDFDGLDDRVLWFKSGIHVYDVIELVKEYAVEFSPRQ, from the coding sequence ATGCTGACAGCTGACCTCGCCCGCTCACGTACGTACGACGGAACTATCTCCCCGCTGTTCATCGACGCGGACGACCAGCAGTACCGAGAGACCGCAACAGAACTCATCCAAATCTTCGAGGAGCATCTCGGACAATCCAAGGGTAGGCTGGAGGAGACGATAGACCAACTCACTATCGTAGACACGGACTACAAGATCGTACAAGGGCTGGCGAAACTCCTGAAAGACGAGTGCGAATTCGAAACCGTCGCACCAGTAGATCCACAGGAGATCCGGCAGCGGCTTTTTGAGAAAGCGAACGATTCGTACCCGATTGCACGTCAGCCCACGCTCGGTGAGGACACACAAAAGTTGGAGGTGTACAGTGCTGTTGCTGACCAGCTCGGAATCTCACTCGAAGACTGCTACCGAGGCATGTACGCCGATTTAGAGGAGAACAAGCGACTTGTACGATTCGGACACCGTACGTCCGATGAGTATGAGAAGGCTGACGACGGGACAACCACGACACGGTTGACTGGAGATAGTGAGGAATCGTATGCTGAGGATACGATAACGGTCGATTGGCTTCTCACACGCTACAATCTCGCTCTGGCACAAGCAGTACTGTACGATGCGACAGAGATGCGGGTACGAGTCTGGGACTCGTTTGCGACGGTGTTCAGCTACGTGAAACTGTTTGGGCTGATGCACCGCATCTATCCAATCGACGCCAACGGCAACCGCGTTTCCAGTACTGACGTTGCTGACGGGTACGAGGCCATTCTGGATGGAGCAGCGTCTCTTTTTTCGAAATCGAGGAAATACGGAATACGGATGTCAAACTTCCTTCCAGCTCTCCCGTTGTGCGACCGTTGGGAGATGGAAGCTGATATTCTTGATGACGATGGAGGAGCAACGAGTCAAACGCTCTCGTTTGAGCTTGACCACACGGACGAACTCTCCTCGCACTACTCGGCTCAGAGCGATTTTGACTCCGATGTGGAACGCACACTTGCCCAAAAGTGGGAACGTGCCAACACTGACTGGCAACTCGTCCGTGAGGATGACGTACTGGATCTAGGAGCAGAGGTAATGCTCCCGGACTTCGCTATCGAACACCCTGATGGACGCCGAGTGGTATTCGAGATTGTCGGATTCTGGACGCCCGAGTATCTGAATGAAAAACTGGCGAAGATACGGAACGCTGACCGAGACAACCTTATTGTCGCCGTGTCTGAGCGGTTGGACTGCTCGTCTGAAGATTTCGATGGACTGGATGACCGTGTCTTGTGGTTCAAGTCGGGTATCCATGTCTACGATGTGATTGAATTAGTGAAGGAGTACGCAGTTGAGTTCTCACCACGGCAATAG
- a CDS encoding DEAD/DEAH box helicase family protein gives MRLSFDDGTLLVEDAPESVPYAEWDDRVDEYRAQAHHYRDIREWVSGSDGQASLEQPMGTVTELEDEARAYSKFHLTPSVAIEPRDYQQEALSAWQDNNRQGSVILPTGSGKTFLAVQAIADAGVSTLVVVPTIDLMNQWHATLTNAFGNQLPDGIGVLGGGSHNVTNITVTTYDSAYRYINDYGDRFGLLVVDEVHHLPAPTYQQIPEMTIAPYRLGLTATYERADGKHEELEELLGTVVYREGVDELAGEYLSEYETLHLSVELTDEEREQYTEEYQIYRDYVDSHDFDLWKESGYQEFLKRTSYDPQGRRALIAKQRAEKIARTAEKKLDTLDNLLRRHHDDRTIIFTANNEFAYEISQEFVVPCITHQTETEERTEILERFRTGKYSMLATSQVLDEGIDVPSANVGVILSGSASKRQYAQRLGRILRPTDDRQPARLYEIITEDTMETYVSERRRKGVSANADS, from the coding sequence ATGCGTCTCTCGTTTGATGACGGGACACTCCTTGTTGAAGACGCTCCTGAGTCTGTGCCGTATGCTGAGTGGGACGACCGTGTTGATGAGTACCGAGCACAGGCACACCATTACCGTGACATTCGAGAGTGGGTGAGTGGATCTGATGGGCAAGCCAGCCTTGAACAGCCAATGGGAACTGTGACTGAATTGGAAGACGAGGCTCGTGCGTACTCGAAGTTCCATCTCACGCCTTCTGTCGCTATCGAACCCCGTGATTACCAGCAGGAGGCACTCTCAGCGTGGCAGGATAACAACCGTCAGGGCAGTGTGATCCTCCCCACAGGAAGCGGAAAGACGTTTCTCGCCGTCCAAGCAATTGCTGATGCTGGTGTCAGCACGCTTGTTGTCGTGCCGACTATCGACCTGATGAACCAGTGGCACGCCACTCTCACAAACGCTTTCGGGAATCAACTCCCTGATGGAATCGGCGTCTTGGGCGGTGGAAGCCACAATGTGACCAACATTACGGTGACGACCTACGACTCTGCGTACCGGTATATCAACGACTACGGCGACCGGTTCGGGCTTCTCGTGGTGGACGAAGTACACCACCTTCCGGCACCGACCTACCAACAGATCCCTGAGATGACGATTGCTCCGTATCGACTTGGACTCACGGCTACCTACGAGCGTGCTGACGGCAAACATGAAGAACTAGAGGAGCTGTTGGGCACGGTTGTGTATCGAGAAGGAGTCGACGAACTTGCCGGGGAGTATCTCAGCGAGTACGAGACGCTCCATCTCAGCGTGGAACTAACTGATGAGGAACGGGAGCAGTATACTGAGGAATACCAGATTTACCGCGACTACGTCGACAGTCATGATTTTGATCTCTGGAAAGAGAGCGGCTATCAGGAATTTCTCAAGCGCACGTCATACGATCCGCAGGGGCGACGCGCCCTCATCGCTAAACAACGAGCCGAGAAAATTGCTCGGACCGCCGAAAAGAAACTCGATACGCTGGATAATCTGCTGAGGAGACACCACGACGACCGTACCATCATCTTTACAGCGAACAACGAGTTTGCATACGAGATCTCTCAAGAGTTTGTTGTTCCCTGTATCACGCATCAGACCGAGACTGAGGAGCGAACAGAGATTCTAGAGCGATTTCGAACAGGAAAGTACTCGATGCTTGCTACTTCGCAGGTGCTGGATGAGGGAATCGACGTACCGTCTGCAAACGTAGGTGTCATCCTCTCTGGAAGTGCATCGAAACGACAGTACGCACAACGGCTGGGACGGATTCTGCGTCCAACAGACGACCGCCAGCCAGCCCGACTCTACGAAATCATCACGGAAGACACGATGGAGACCTACGTGTCTGAACGGCGACGCAAAGGGGTGAGTGCTAATGCTGACAGCTGA
- a CDS encoding DUF1931 domain-containing protein: MTDLIVNSGVQDALEDHPVAADFYDALDEEVAELIEEASRRAEANDRKTVMPQDL, encoded by the coding sequence ATGACAGACCTGATCGTCAATAGCGGGGTGCAGGATGCACTAGAAGACCACCCAGTTGCAGCAGATTTCTACGATGCTCTGGATGAAGAAGTAGCCGAACTTATTGAGGAAGCCTCCCGTCGTGCTGAAGCGAACGACCGCAAGACTGTCATGCCACAAGACTTGTAA
- a CDS encoding PAS domain-containing protein produces MDRGPTPRPALRATLRETLTADLGSFRETVTRLAATHGFDADRLGTEPDTFDPPSAIGRVAPPARRLVWRAWTLADAPLGVVLSGPAYRDNPVLYANRATRRLTGYSLSELRGENLRQLQGPDTGRATVADLRDATRSWDGITVELCNYRADGTSFTNRVSLVPVPDATGTVEHWFGLQAAVPEG; encoded by the coding sequence ATGGATCGAGGGCCCACACCGCGTCCGGCGTTGCGCGCGACGCTCCGCGAGACGCTCACCGCGGATCTCGGCTCGTTTCGCGAGACAGTCACCCGACTCGCGGCCACGCACGGATTCGACGCCGACCGACTCGGGACGGAGCCGGACACGTTCGATCCGCCGTCCGCCATCGGACGCGTAGCGCCACCCGCGAGGCGACTCGTCTGGCGTGCGTGGACGTTGGCGGATGCGCCGCTCGGCGTCGTGCTCAGCGGCCCGGCGTACCGCGATAATCCCGTCCTGTATGCGAACCGTGCAACTCGCCGGCTGACCGGGTACTCGCTGTCGGAACTCCGTGGCGAGAACCTGCGGCAGTTACAGGGGCCCGACACCGGTCGCGCTACCGTCGCCGACCTCCGAGACGCGACCCGGAGCTGGGACGGGATTACCGTCGAACTGTGCAACTACCGTGCGGACGGCACTTCGTTCACGAATCGGGTGTCACTCGTCCCCGTTCCGGACGCGACCGGGACCGTCGAACACTGGTTCGGACTGCAGGCTGCCGTGCCGGAGGGCTAA
- a CDS encoding cysteine dioxygenase family protein produces the protein MGGDIAQWLLYRQNESLSISSLVVPPGVETPVHDHLAWGLVGLYQGTQQETFFRRVDDGTADQGHAELERVETRRAGPGDCYELIPPDGDIHSVETTSDVPSVSIHVLGADIGCIPRHAFDADADSVNLFQSGYTNVDCEEMVDDDGHGHVHTHDELP, from the coding sequence ATGGGCGGTGACATCGCACAGTGGCTACTCTACCGACAGAACGAGTCCCTCTCGATATCCAGCCTCGTCGTCCCGCCAGGTGTCGAGACGCCCGTCCACGATCATCTAGCGTGGGGGCTCGTGGGTCTCTATCAGGGCACTCAGCAGGAGACGTTCTTTCGCCGTGTAGACGACGGCACGGCCGACCAGGGGCACGCCGAACTCGAGCGAGTCGAGACGCGACGGGCCGGCCCCGGTGACTGCTACGAACTGATCCCGCCGGACGGCGACATCCACTCGGTCGAAACGACGTCGGACGTACCGAGCGTGAGTATCCACGTCCTCGGTGCCGACATCGGGTGTATCCCGCGGCACGCCTTCGATGCCGACGCCGATTCGGTGAATTTGTTCCAGTCGGGCTACACGAACGTCGACTGTGAGGAGATGGTCGACGACGACGGTCACGGGCACGTCCACACGCACGACGAACTCCCCTGA